The Erinaceus europaeus chromosome 4, mEriEur2.1, whole genome shotgun sequence genomic sequence GTAAAGAGCTATCTACATTATCTTTAAAATAGTtcagttcatttttttatttcactcaagcttttcttttactttgacCAGATCATTCCTCATCTCACTTCTCAGGAAATTAGagatgcttgcttgcttgcttttttgttttatttttatttttgttttctccatATTCTTATAAATCATTCTTGGTAAagcctctttttctgttttcaacTAAGATGTATCTGTACATTGTATTTTATCTAACTTGTGCAATTCTTCTTCTGtagtttattttaaatgtaactttcagcattttccttttttaatcaaCCCATCTTTAAAAAGTTTCATATCTACCTAAAGGGATTGGCTATGTCTCATTGAAGTGTCCTTTAGCATTTCTAGATCCCATTTTAGTAATGAAAGTAGAATTTGAGTGACCTATGATACCCAATTTTTAAGCATTTCATTAACTAGATGAGAACATTTCAGTATAGTTAGTATATAACATTTAAGTTTGCTGCAGAGCCTTTTCCCATAGGACGTGTGACACTGTccttttatttaaagaatttatatTTTGACATGaatgtcaaaaaaaataaatttaaaaattaaaaaattaaattaaaagtaaaataaatcaagtaAATAGAGTCCTTATAATCATAAAAATATCTCTTCACCAGTGGACAtgataattatttttacttagaCTTTAAGGCTTGATGATGTTGAAAACTGTTATATGACCAACTAACATATAAAGTTAGTTTGTGATTAGTTACTTTGATACTTGTGATTTTTTTAGCAAATTTACATAGCCATATATAAAATATGCTAATGCTATTTAATGGCACTGTATTCCCTTTAAATAGCAGTATGAATTTTAGGCTATAATTTCAAATAATAGGATCTGTGGTCTCAAATGTATCATATAATCTGTCTTCTTCTACATCCtactttatcttttcatttttgtgaCCATAATTGAACCTATCCCTCTGACTTTATGTCAGTTTTTACCATGTGTCAGTGTTGTCAGTCCTGTTGGCATTTCAGATTCTCATtaattttgaagttttttttttttaacatggaagGTGTTTTCTGTACTTCCTGAAGCAATAACTTTAGTTCATGAATCAAGTAAAATTAAGCCTAGTGCACTTGCTGCAGTTCCAAAGCCCCAGTATATTTACAAACAGAATGAGAAGGTCACAGGACACTCCATTATTTCTTGCTACCCATCCAGTCTGCCCTTGGATCACTACATATTTCCATCTGGAAGACTGATTTCACATTACAGGAgggttttccttctttgtttctcaGACCTGGTCCTGTAGACGGGAAGGAGCCTGGACACAGTGGCATTCTCAAAAGGCCCTGCAGGACCGCCATGGCTTATGATGACTCCATGAAGAAAGAAGGTATGACCCCTTAATCTGAGAAGCATTTCAAAGGGGGTATCCTCTTCAACCCTTGCAGCCCAAGGATATAGAGACCATCACAGCTTGAAGTCCCAAGTGATGGTCCATCCAGAACACTATTGTGATACTCAGCCTCCATGTCATCCCTAGTCTGGGCCCATGGAAATGAAAACCTGAACAGGGTTCCAACACGAGAGTCTGAAATATAAGTCTCTGTAGTCTTAATGGGGTGATCCCCTGCAGCACTCATGGTCCTTGCCAGCTCCATTGTACAGAAGTCTGGGGATAGGAATCACTTACTGGACTCCCACAGAGCAGCACAGCACGTGAATCCTTATTCTTTTCAGCCTTACCTCTGCAAGTCTGTGTCCACCTGCCAAATCACAACTAAGAAACCATGTCTGAGGATGCACATTGGGCCATTGCATAGCGTGGAAGCATTGTTTCTTCAGGTTTGATTCTTTTATTTGCAGCCAAGTCAAGAAAACTTTTTCTTGTCCTCTTGGACCTAGCCCTGTATTCCAGTGGACTTattgaaacattttaatttggAACTGGAGGGACTGTTGCATTAAATGTGTAGTGATTTTGGTTATTTATTACTTACTGCATTTTCTCATTTCCTTTCCCGCCTGAACCTGTGCTTCTCAGATTGCTTTGATGGTGATCACAGCTTTGAGGACATAGGACTAGCAGCTGGCCGAAGCCAACGAGAAAAGAAACGTTCTTACAAAGATTTtttaagggaagaggaagaaatcgCTGCTCAGGTCAGGAATTCTTCCAAGAAGAAATTAAAGGTAAATTCTAAACATTTGAATagggaatttttaaaataactttattattcCTACTATCTCaagaaaaacacttaaaaaaacttAAAGGCATCATCtgtgtctgttgttgttatttcatgtgtttttctttgtttcccaAAATCAGATCATCAGAAAACAAGACTGGTTCCAAACAGCTTTTGCCTCTCATCATCATGTTCATTGGTCCATTCTTATTCCTCTTTAATTTCAGGACAGTGAACTTTACTTCTTGGGGACGGACACACacaagaagaaaaggaagcatTCCTCTGAAGATTACTACTATGGAGGTAAGATTCGGAAAGGGCAGCAAGTGGGATAAACACATCACTGGTTCTTGGAGTCGGGGTAGGGGAAAGGGATCCAGATGTTGCTGACTCAGTGGCCTATTTAACAGGACAGTGGTTCTTGTTCTGAGTGCCGATAAACCAGTGTGAAggaggagagaggtggagggCTGGTATTTTGGAGGATTCAGCATAGAAGAACAGTCTTCATTTGTGATATACCAGGTACCAGGTTCCTTCTCCCCCCCAACCATCCACTTATCTCGTGCTCATTGTTATCTAGCATTCCTTTTGCTGTACGTAGTCTTGGGCCCTCTGGCCTGTACCTGTGGGTTACTTCTCAATCCAATGTGTATCTACTCACAACAGCTTTTCTTAGCTACATTATGCACAGGAATGATGAGACTAACCTAATAGAATGGGTTTGTCCTGAGCACAGAAACAAATGACACGCTGTCTGCAGTATAATCTTAAACTGTAACTACTTGTGATCCCACAGCTATATCCATTCTTCTGGGTTTGCTCTTTGGTTGCTTGTGAAGACTCAGTGAAGAAAAACAACTTTAGTGACAACAACTATCTCCAGAGTCAGAGTGAGAATCTACCAAGTCAAGAAGCACAAGGGCCTCCTCTTGAATATCAGGAATCAATTGAAGGGCCTCCCCTCCAATCACTGCTCTTAGCCTCTTCTTCATGTTAGTTGGGTATTTTGTTTGCAAGAGAAAACTTGCTGGAAGTTACTTTCTGTCATATGGACATTATGTCTCTTggttatttctagatatttcatCTTTGGAATCgtcacagaagaaaaagaaaaagtccagtCCTCAGTCTGCTGATACAGCTATGGACCTGTTGAAAgctattacttctccactggcagCAAGCTCCAAGTCCTCCaggaaaatgggggaaaaatccTCGAGTTCTTCAAGCCATTCAGAGAGTAAAAAGGAACACCACAGGAAGAAAATAAGTGGAAGCAGTGGGGAACTATCCCTGGAGGATGGTAGTTCCCACAAATCCAAAAAAATGAAACCACTTTATGTGAACACAGAGACACTGACCCTTCGTGAACCCGATGGTTTAAAAATGAAGCTGATTCTCTCACCAAAGGAAAAGGGAAGCAGCTCAGTTGATGAGGAATCTTTTCAGTACCCCTCTCAACAAGCAACTGTGAAAAAATCTTCTAAAAAATCCTCTCGGGATGAGCAAGGTGCTTTACTCCTAGGGCATGAGTTACAGAGCTTTCTGAAAGCAAACCGGAAAAAGCACAAATCATCCTCCGACCCGCATTCGTCTCCTGGCCCTGAAGGTTGTGGATCTGACACGTCCCAGTTTCCTGAATCCCACAGTGCAAACCTTGACCATTCAGGACTTGACCCTCCCCTTGCTGAATCAGACTCATCCTCTGGAGGGGAACTAGAGGCTGGGGAGTTGGTAATCGATGATTCTTACCgggaaatcaagaagaaaaagaagtcaaagaaaagcaaaaagaaaaaggacaaggaGAAGCATAGAGAAAGGCGGCATTCCAAGTCCAAGAGAAGTTCAGGACTTTCTTCTGTATCAACAGCAGAAGTCCCAGTCATGACacatccacctcctcctccttctcttcctcctcctcctccaccacctcttcctcctccaccacctcctcctcctagtGTCTCATACATTGGAGCAGCAACGCCCCCACcaccacttcctggcctccaCACAGATGGGcacagtgagaaaaaaaagaaaagagaggagaaagaccgagacagagagaggggagaaaaggtaaaacttttattttttattattattattttttactttgggaGAGGGTGGTGGAAGTAAGAGAAGAAGcaggtttttatttttggtttttctttgacAGTAATGGGCTTGGCATAAAGCAGCTTGAAGTGAACCATTGGGGATGTAACCAGATAAAGGAGACATGTTGGAATGACATAAAGTATAAAATAGTACCAGCAGCCACATCTGTCTGGTACATTAATAGAAGCAATCTTTATTATTCATGGATTAAGAGAATAGAAGCCTCCTGCCAAGCATAGTGTAGAAATACTGTGCCTTATTCTGACTGGTACTGAGAATTCATACAAGTCACCCAATTCCTTTCACCATCTGCTGAGGACAGTTGGTGAGATAGTAAAAAAGTATTCTATAATTTCATCTGGAAAAATAGATTTTTAGGGGCCAAGCaggggcacaccgggttaagtgcacatagtacagtgcgcaaggaccagtgaaaggatcccagttcgaccccctggctccccagcgattaGGGGGTCGCTttataagtgatgaagtaggtctgctggtttctatctttttcccactctatcttccccttctctcagtttctctctgtcctatcccaaaaaaaaaatatatatatatatatatatatatatatatatatatatatatatatcaaaaaatggccacaggagcagtgcagacaccaagccccagcagtaaccctggtggcaaaaaagaaaaataagttttcAAAAAAAAGTCAATGATGACCAAATAAATGGAATTAACTAATGATTACCTGCCAACTGGTACAGGCTACTTTCTGGTATTCTCTTTTAGTGTCAGCTGTGCATTCTTTCACCATGTGAGTACCCACTATTGGCCAAGCTCAATGCATTATGGGTACTAAGATGAACAGGACATAGTTCTTGACTTTAAGGAACTCACCATTTATTGGGAAGATAGGAATAACAAACCAGCCATCttggttttgtgtgtgtatgtgtgtgtgcgtgttttacttatttactttttgatagagtgagagacaaaTGTAGAGTGAGAAATAGAAGAGacatggggcagggtggtggcacacctggttgagtgcacatgctacaatgtgcaagaacccagatttaagcccctggctcccacttgcaggggaatgctttgcaagtagtgaagcagtgctgcagatgtctctctccctttctatcatccccttccctctcaatttctggctgtctaaaaattaagtaaaaatgattaaagagagagaagagacccacagcactgtttcaccactcatgaagcttccccactccctgcaggagcaagacttcacaagtggtgaagtagggctgcctgtgtctctctgtctctttccttctctatctccccctcccttctcaatttctctctgtctcattataataaacacaatttttttgcccccagggttatcatgggctcagtgcccacattatgaatccactgttcctggaggctatgttttcccttttgttgcccttgttgtttatcactgtcgtttggatagcacagagagagaaattgagagaggaggggaaaacagaggggggagagaaaggtagacacctgcagacctgcttcacctcttgtgaagtgacctccgcaggtggggagctggggggctcgaatggggatccttacgccagttcttgcgcttcacaccatgggcacttaacccactgcgctacctcccgactcccttttttcttttttcttttttttaaaccagagaaccactgctcaactctggcttacggtggtggttgggggattgaacctgggactttggagcctcagggatgagagtctccttgcataaccattatgctatctatcccacctGGTAAAAGTAAGTTGTAAGAGATTCTGGACAGAAGGCCAGTGAGATCAGGCTACTAAGCTTGAACCTAGACAGCCAAAAGCCTGGATAAGTATAAAGGTTtcccttaaagttttttttttaatatttatttttttattcccttttgtatcccttgttttttattgttgtagttactattgttaatgatgtcatcattgttggataggacagagagaaatggagagaggaagggaagtcaggggggagagaaagatagagatacctgcagacctgcttcaccacctgtgaagcgattcccctacagggggagccgggggcttgaaccggaatccttacgctggtacttgcgctttgcaccacacacacttagcctgctgtgctaccacccaattccctcaAAGTTTTGAGCCTTGGAAAATAAAGTAACCTCTAGGGTAGGGATATATTAATAATTCCTCCATGTGATCAGCAGTTGCTGGTGAAAATGAATTTCAGATTTTAGCAAAAAGTGTTTTATGAATTCATATTTGATTGTTAACTTTCAAAAAACCTGAATTCATACTCTGGACTTATCTGTCCAGTGGATATTTATGGGATGTACAGTTACTGTTTTTTAAGGAAAGGAGTTTATCTTGTACTGGAGGCTGCTTGTACTAGAATAGTGCTCTGACCTCTCATAAAatgtaataaacttttttttttaagtcttacaaGGTGTAATAGGCAGTGTTGGACTGGCATTCGTTAACGGGGCATTCGTAAGAGGTCCAAGGTGGAAATCAGGTGTGAAAAACAAAGATGGGGgggaggcggtggcacagcatgttaagtgcatgtgCACATGCCCAAAGTGCATAGACTggcctggcgtaaggatcctggttcaagcccccggctccccatctgctggtggggggtgggggggttcacttcacaagtgatgaagcagttctacaggtgtctttctctcccggtctttgtcttcccatcctctcaatttctttctgtcctgtccaacaacagcagcaataacaataacaacaacaacaagggcaacaaaaatggggggaaaatggcctccagaagcagtggattcatagtacaggcaccaagccctaatgataaccctggaggcaaaataataataataaaattttaaaaagaaaaacaaagatagcAAGGCTGTAACTCTCTCACTGGATATTTTTGAGTGGTTGAAAGGTAATCAGACTATCTCCCTGGTAAAAGCTAACATATTTAGTTTTGACTTTTGCTTGAGCAGTGTTTTTATTGTGGTATGTTTGTTTGCTACTGGATCTATGAAGAGTAGAGAAAGCATGTAGCATTATTTTGGCATAaaagtttttcattttaaaatagcaaGATAAACATTTCAAACTAACCTAATCTTCCCAAATCAATAAAAGCCCATTGGCTGCCATTTAAAACAGTGTCATATTGTTGCTCCAGACGTGTGCCTTAAGTTATCTGTATGTTTTATAATGTTTATATTTCTAAGGTCATCTCTAAGATGACCAGATAACCTAGTACCTGGCACACTGAGGTATGATTCATCACCTACCAATAAATTAAGTTCTGAGATAGAACTGGGCTTGTGATGATATTCTATAAATTCTCTGTGCTACAACTAAAGTTGAATAGTAATAGCAACAAATAGTGAAAGATATCACCTACCAGGTAGCGAGTGCCTGCTACATAGACATGTTCATATGTGGGAGTCTTGACTGATAAGAACCATGAACCCCCATTTGACAGAAGACATggggccagcaagacagctcacttaaATAGGGCGCTTATTTTGTCATGGGCACGATCAGGTTTGAGCACGGCCCCCACaccactgagggaagcttcagtactgtggtctttctctgtctctgtttttctgtctgaaaaagtcagcctggagtggtacagccccagtggggagtggggggcaggaGTGCATGGATCCATGGTggtaatatgaaataaaataataaatgtaatacAATAGGACAGTTAAGAACTAGAAAGAAGATGGTCTCTGAAGAACAAAAGTAGGTACAAAAACAGCTGTTCAGGGCCCCTGGAGAAAGGAACATTAACTAGACACAAGGCACATGACCTCTCTGGTCCTGTTCTTTTATTCCCAGGGTGGGGAGCTACTTTTAACTACAAGGGTCTTATGAAAAATTAAATGAGGTAATAAAAATGAATGCATGTTCAATCTCTACACATATTTCTgagatttatttatatgtatatttatgtatattctgCACTGTCTCCATGCCAGtttgagagggagaagagaaagatacagtgtAGAGTATTGAAGAATTTTAGTTCTAGTAAGAGAGATTGAAAATATTCAATGTATTGAACCTCGGCAAAGTATGCTATGGACATGCAGGGGAAAACAAAAGAGTGTTGGGTTTCCTGAAAGAAGTATCATCTGAACTGATTCCTAAAGCTAAGTAGGAATTCTAA encodes the following:
- the HMGXB4 gene encoding HMG domain-containing protein 4 isoform X1, with the protein product MAYDDSMKKEDCFDGDHSFEDIGLAAGRSQREKKRSYKDFLREEEEIAAQVRNSSKKKLKDSELYFLGTDTHKKKRKHSSEDYYYGDISSLESSQKKKKKSSPQSADTAMDLLKAITSPLAASSKSSRKMGEKSSSSSSHSESKKEHHRKKISGSSGELSLEDGSSHKSKKMKPLYVNTETLTLREPDGLKMKLILSPKEKGSSSVDEESFQYPSQQATVKKSSKKSSRDEQGALLLGHELQSFLKANRKKHKSSSDPHSSPGPEGCGSDTSQFPESHSANLDHSGLDPPLAESDSSSGGELEAGELVIDDSYREIKKKKKSKKSKKKKDKEKHRERRHSKSKRSSGLSSVSTAEVPVMTHPPPPPSLPPPPPPPLPPPPPPPPSVSYIGAATPPPPLPGLHTDGHSEKKKKREEKDRDRERGEKPKKKNMSAYQVFCKEYRVTIVADHPGIDFGELSKKLAEVWKQLPEKDKLIWKQKAQYLQHKQNKAEATTVKRKASSSEGPMKVKASSAGVLSPQKKSSPTTMLLPASPARAPETEPIDVAAHLQLLGESLSLIGHRLQETEGMVAVSGSLSVLLDSIICALGPLACLTTQLPELNGCPKQVLSNTLDNIAYIMPGL
- the HMGXB4 gene encoding HMG domain-containing protein 4 isoform X2 gives rise to the protein MDLLKAITSPLAASSKSSRKMGEKSSSSSSHSESKKEHHRKKISGSSGELSLEDGSSHKSKKMKPLYVNTETLTLREPDGLKMKLILSPKEKGSSSVDEESFQYPSQQATVKKSSKKSSRDEQGALLLGHELQSFLKANRKKHKSSSDPHSSPGPEGCGSDTSQFPESHSANLDHSGLDPPLAESDSSSGGELEAGELVIDDSYREIKKKKKSKKSKKKKDKEKHRERRHSKSKRSSGLSSVSTAEVPVMTHPPPPPSLPPPPPPPLPPPPPPPPSVSYIGAATPPPPLPGLHTDGHSEKKKKREEKDRDRERGEKPKKKNMSAYQVFCKEYRVTIVADHPGIDFGELSKKLAEVWKQLPEKDKLIWKQKAQYLQHKQNKAEATTVKRKASSSEGPMKVKASSAGVLSPQKKSSPTTMLLPASPARAPETEPIDVAAHLQLLGESLSLIGHRLQETEGMVAVSGSLSVLLDSIICALGPLACLTTQLPELNGCPKQVLSNTLDNIAYIMPGL